The Selenomonas sp. AB3002 sequence GGTGGGGTCAACAGCTATGATGCCCACGGTCTTGCCCTGGTCACGGTAAGCCTTGGCAATCTTTTCCGTCATGGTGCTCTTGCCGGCTCCCGGAGGGCCGGTGATGCCCAGAACGTAGGCATGTCCCGTATGGGGATAAAGCTCACGCATGATTTCGGTAGCTTCGTCGTATTCATTCTCTATAGCCGTAATGGCTCTGGAAAGTGCCAGGCGGTTCCCCGCCAAAAGTTCTTTGGCTATATCCAAATCATGCACCTCCTTCGCTGTATCAGTAATAAGCATGCTAACGCAAGTGAAGCGTTGGCATAATGCCAGTCGCAAGCGCCCCAGCATTGCAAAAGGGATGACGGCAGCAGAACCGCTGCTGTCATCCCTCGCATGTTATCTTAGCTTCTTACAGCTTCACATTGTTCTTGATGAACTCCACCACATCGGCAGTGTTGGTGCCCGGGGTGAAGACCTCTGCTACGCCAGCTTCCTTGAGAGCGGGAATGTCGCCCTCAGGGATAACGCCGCCGCCGATGATGAGGGCATCAGTGAGGCCCTTCTCACGGACCAGCTCCACCACCTTCGGGAAGAGGTGCGGATGAGCACCGGAAAGGATGCTCATGGCCACCACGTTTACGTCCTCCTGCAGAGCTGCTTCAGCAATCTGCTCCGGGGTCTGCCTGAGGCCCGTATAGATGACCTCGAAACCAGCATCACGCAGGGCGCGGGCAATGACCTTTGCACCGCGGTCATGGCCATCAAGGCCCGGTTTAGCAACTAATACTCTGATCTTCTTTTCCATCTTCGTTACCTCCGTATCCTACAGAACCATTACAGGCTGATATGTGCTTCGTA is a genomic window containing:
- a CDS encoding cobalamin B12-binding domain-containing protein, producing MEKKIRVLVAKPGLDGHDRGAKVIARALRDAGFEVIYTGLRQTPEQIAEAALQEDVNVVAMSILSGAHPHLFPKVVELVREKGLTDALIIGGGVIPEGDIPALKEAGVAEVFTPGTNTADVVEFIKNNVKL